The window GAGTCAAATTCAGAATTGAAACCGAAGTTGATCAAATCGTCATGGGTCAAATCAAAGCTTTGGTAATTGATCAAGAACCAAGCAATCCTGGCTTGTATTACCAAGCAGCAAATTATTATTTCACCACAAATAAAGATTTACCCACTGCCTTGGATTGGATCAATAAATCAGTTGACTCTGATCCAAAATATTGGACCATGCATCTTAAAGCGAAAATAGAACTTGCTTTAGGAAAGAAAAAGGAAGCCATTGAAAGTGCAAATAAATCAATGGAAATGGCTAGAGAGGCAAAAAATCCTGATTACGTAGGCCTGAATGAAAGGCTTATCAAATCTATCAAGTAATATTTTAGCCTCTGACTCTAATGAATCAGAGGCTATTTTTTTATCTTTCTGACATGTACTTAAACACCCATCCTTATGTCAAAAGTCAAACCAGGAATAAAAAAAGTAGCCACAATCTGTGTCTTGAAAAATGGTGATCATTTCTTATTACTTAAGAGAACCAAAGATCCTAATAAAGGCCTTTACACTCCTTTAGGGGGAAAATTAGATCCATTTGAAACGCCACTAAATGCAGCTATTAGAGAAACTTGGGAAGAGTCAGGTATCAAAGTCAACAATATGGAATTTCGAGGAATTTTAACGGAAACTTCCCCTGTTGATTATAATTCTGTTGATTATAATTGGATCAGTTATGTGTATTTGGCAGAAATAGAAAAAAAGGTTATCAAAGAAAGTGAAGAAGGCACTTTGGAGTGGATTCACTTGAATGATTTGATCAAATTACCAACTCCCAAAACAGATATTTTTATTTACAAAAGTTTGATTGATGGAACAAAATTCATCTTCAATGCTGAATATGATGAAGACTTAGAACTTCAATTGATGATCAATGAATTGACAGAAGAAAAATTAATTTAAAATTGAAAATGCCAAATGTTGCTTTGATGATCTAAACAATCGATTTCGAAGAATTGAATGAAAATTTTAAAAAGTATTTTTGGTAATAAAAGTGTTTATTTTTTAATAATATCCTAATTTTGGACATCAATTCATTCAAACTTTGTTATAATAATGCCCAATAACACAAAATTCATCATTGACTTTGACAGTACATTTACTCAGGTAGAGGCCTTAGACGTTTTAGGTGAAATCAGCCTTGCAAATGATCCTAATAAGAATGAGAAACTCAAAGCCATTAAAGATATCACGGATAAAGGCATGGAAGGCACGCTCAACTTTCGCGAAAGCTTGGAACAAAGGCTAGCCATACTTGAAGCAAGCAAACCTCAAATATCTGAGTTAATTGAAAACTTAAAAAATAAGGTTTCAATGTCCTTTCAGCGTAACAAAGAATTTTTAAATGAAAATGCTGAGAATATCATCATCATTTCCAATGGGTTCAAGGATTTTATTACACCCATAGTAAGTGAGTTTGGTATCAAATCTGAAAATGTCTTTGCAAATGAATTTGTATATGATGAATCTGGAAAAATAGTAGATTTCGATAGAGAAAATATTCTTTCTAAGAATGGAGGAAAACCAGAAACCATCAAAAATCTTAACTTAGATGGTGAAATTTATGTAATAGGCGATGGCTACACAGACTATGAAATCAAAGCTTCAGGAATGGCCAATAAATTTTATGCATTCACTGAAAACATAAACAGACCAAAAGTAACTTCAAAAGCGGACCACATCGCTCCTAGCCTTGATGAAATTCTTTATGTGAATAAAATGAATAAGAAATTCTCTTACCCAAAAAGCCGAATTAATGTCTTGCTTCTAGAAAATGTTCATCCTATTGGAGTGGAACTGATGAAGCAAGAAGGCTATAATGTGGAAGTTATTGCTTCCGCCCTTTCTGAAGATGAACTAGCTGAAAAAATCAAGAATGTCAGTGTTCTAGGGATTCGCTCAAAAACAAACGTTACCAAAAAAGTCTTAGAAAATGCAAATAGATTGATTTCTATTGGAGCTTTTTGTATCGGTACAAATCAGATTGATTTGGAAACCTGTACAGAAAAAGGAATCGCTGTATTCAATGCTCCTTTTAGCAATACTCGCTCTGTGGTGGAAATGGCCATCGCTGAAATTATATTTTTGATGCGCGGATTTCATGACAAAAGCCATGGAATGCATCAGGGAATATGGGATAAATCTGCAACTGGAAGTTTTGAAATCAGAGGAAAAAAACTCGGAATCATCGGTTATGGAAATATAGGCGCTCAACTTTCTGTACTAGCAGAAAATATGGGTTTGGATGTTTACTATTATGATGTCATCGAAAAACTTGCGCTTGGAAATGCTACAAAGGTAGATTCATTGGATGAATTGCTTGGAACTTGTGATGTGATTTCTCTACATGTTGATGGTAGAAAAGACAACAAAAACATACTTGATAAAACAAAGATTGCGAAGATGAAACCTGGCTCCTATTTACTCAACCTAAGTAGAGGTCATGTTGTAGATATTGTAGCACTTAAAGATGCATTAGAGTCCGGACATATTGCTGGAGCGGCGATCGATGTATTTCCTGAGGAACCAAAAAACAATTCGGAGCCTTTGGTTTCTGAATTGATAGGTCTGAAAAATACAATTCTGACTCCACATATAGGTGGTTCTACTTTGGAGGCGCAGCAGAATATTGCCCGATTTGTTCCCGGTAAAATCATGGAATACATCAATACAGGTAATACATACAACTCTGTAAATTTCCCAAATATTCAATTGCCTTTCTTGAAAGATGCGCATAGACTGATTCATATCCACCAAAATGAACCTGGTGTACTTGCAAAAATCAACAATTGCCTCGCTAAACATGAAATCAATATTGTAGGTCAATATCTCAAAACCAACGAGAAAATTGGTTACGTAATCACAGATATTGATAAAGCCTATTCGCCTGATGTTATCGATGATATGAAAGAAATCCCTGGAACGATCCGTTTTAGAGTTCTTTATTAATTGAATTGCTAAAAATAATTATCTCTTACCTATTGAATTTGGCCAATATTGCTTTTTGAAGCATTATTGGCTTTTTTTCTTTTAGCTTTCATATTGAATTTTATCGTTGATTTCAGAGATATTTAGCATTATCGTTGATTCACAGGATAGTTTAAATTATCGCATAAATCGACGATATTTTGAATTATCGTTTATTTCGACGATATTTAAAATATGGTAGCAATAATTAAAGGTGATATCATAGCTTCTAGAAAGCTATTAGATCAAGAAAAATGGTTACAGCCACTCAAATCCCTCTTTTCCAAATGGGGAGATACTCCCGAGCAATGGGAGTTGGTTTGGGGAGATTTTTTCCAATTAGAAATAAGTAATCCAAAAGAAGCGATTCAAAAAGCTTTGGAAATAAAAGCACTAATCAAAAAAATTGAGCCAAAAGAAGCAAATAAACAACTCAGCACGCTCGATGTAAGAATGTCCATTGGAATTGGCGAGAAGACTTTTGCAGGAAAAAGGGTCTCAGAAAGCAACGGACCCGCATTTATCTATGCGGGTGAAAAATTCGAGAAACTTAAAAAAGAGAAAACAAACATT is drawn from Belliella baltica DSM 15883 and contains these coding sequences:
- the serA gene encoding phosphoglycerate dehydrogenase; translation: MPNNTKFIIDFDSTFTQVEALDVLGEISLANDPNKNEKLKAIKDITDKGMEGTLNFRESLEQRLAILEASKPQISELIENLKNKVSMSFQRNKEFLNENAENIIIISNGFKDFITPIVSEFGIKSENVFANEFVYDESGKIVDFDRENILSKNGGKPETIKNLNLDGEIYVIGDGYTDYEIKASGMANKFYAFTENINRPKVTSKADHIAPSLDEILYVNKMNKKFSYPKSRINVLLLENVHPIGVELMKQEGYNVEVIASALSEDELAEKIKNVSVLGIRSKTNVTKKVLENANRLISIGAFCIGTNQIDLETCTEKGIAVFNAPFSNTRSVVEMAIAEIIFLMRGFHDKSHGMHQGIWDKSATGSFEIRGKKLGIIGYGNIGAQLSVLAENMGLDVYYYDVIEKLALGNATKVDSLDELLGTCDVISLHVDGRKDNKNILDKTKIAKMKPGSYLLNLSRGHVVDIVALKDALESGHIAGAAIDVFPEEPKNNSEPLVSELIGLKNTILTPHIGGSTLEAQQNIARFVPGKIMEYINTGNTYNSVNFPNIQLPFLKDAHRLIHIHQNEPGVLAKINNCLAKHEINIVGQYLKTNEKIGYVITDIDKAYSPDVIDDMKEIPGTIRFRVLY
- a CDS encoding NUDIX hydrolase, whose amino-acid sequence is MSKVKPGIKKVATICVLKNGDHFLLLKRTKDPNKGLYTPLGGKLDPFETPLNAAIRETWEESGIKVNNMEFRGILTETSPVDYNSVDYNWISYVYLAEIEKKVIKESEEGTLEWIHLNDLIKLPTPKTDIFIYKSLIDGTKFIFNAEYDEDLELQLMINELTEEKLI
- a CDS encoding SatD family protein, which gives rise to MVAIIKGDIIASRKLLDQEKWLQPLKSLFSKWGDTPEQWELVWGDFFQLEISNPKEAIQKALEIKALIKKIEPKEANKQLSTLDVRMSIGIGEKTFAGKRVSESNGPAFIYAGEKFEKLKKEKTNIAIQSPWEDFDKEINMYLRLAGKFMDSWSVSSAELVEIVLKNPNITQEEIGEILDIKQNSVSGRWNRSNIDEVLKIEKVFREKLQKLIQ